A region from the Geobacillus vulcani PSS1 genome encodes:
- a CDS encoding FeoA family protein: MAQGKRCRLSDMKPGDQFLIEKVDVPDPMLKRRLLDLGFVPGGEVEVGQRSPLGDPTAYRICGTTIALRKEESDYIYGEKIHHD; this comes from the coding sequence ATGGCGCAAGGAAAACGTTGCCGCCTCTCCGATATGAAACCGGGCGATCAATTTCTCATCGAAAAGGTTGATGTTCCTGATCCTATGTTAAAAAGGCGGTTGCTTGATTTGGGATTTGTACCCGGCGGGGAAGTAGAAGTCGGGCAAAGAAGCCCTCTTGGCGACCCGACCGCCTATCGCATTTGTGGAACGACGATCGCATTAAGGAAAGAAGAAAGTGACTATATTTACGGGGAGAAGATCCACCATGACTGA
- a CDS encoding FeoB small GTPase domain-containing protein → MTDMTYTIALMGNPNTGKSTLFNVLTGLRQHTGNWPGKTVTHAEGECRHRGTLYRIVDLPGTYSLYSNSADEEVARDFLLFQRPDVTVVVVDATALERNLNLALQVLEMTNRVIVAINLMDEAKKKGIHINTKKLAAKLGVPVVPISARNREGIDALLDTVDAMAHGRINTNPLSIRYSPEIERGIAKLLPFVKEVMGDTYPARWIALRLLDGDTSLLQALKQPPQPLIKEGNAYACCGSIKSI, encoded by the coding sequence ATGACTGATATGACGTATACGATTGCCTTAATGGGAAATCCGAACACCGGCAAAAGCACGTTGTTCAATGTCTTAACGGGCCTGCGCCAACATACCGGCAACTGGCCTGGGAAAACGGTCACTCATGCGGAAGGAGAATGCCGCCACCGCGGCACATTGTACCGAATCGTCGACTTGCCGGGAACGTATTCCCTCTATTCCAACTCAGCCGATGAAGAGGTGGCGCGCGATTTTCTCCTGTTTCAACGTCCTGACGTCACAGTCGTTGTGGTCGATGCTACGGCATTAGAGCGCAACCTAAATCTGGCGCTTCAAGTATTGGAAATGACCAACCGCGTCATTGTCGCCATCAATTTGATGGATGAAGCGAAAAAGAAAGGCATTCATATCAATACAAAAAAATTAGCCGCCAAACTCGGCGTGCCGGTCGTGCCGATCTCGGCCCGCAACCGGGAAGGAATCGATGCACTTCTTGATACGGTGGATGCCATGGCGCATGGCCGTATCAACACCAACCCACTTTCCATCCGGTACAGTCCGGAAATCGAACGAGGCATTGCCAAGCTTCTTCCATTCGTTAAAGAAGTGATGGGAGACACGTATCCTGCTCGCTGGATCGCTCTTCGTCTCCTTGACGGCGATACATCGCTGCTTCAAGCACTGAAACAGCCGCCGCAACCATTGATCAAGGAGGGGAACGCGTATGCCTGCTGTGGATCCATCAAATCGATTTGA
- a CDS encoding nucleoside recognition domain-containing protein, with amino-acid sequence MPAVDPSNRFDRLMAEAKSLAPDNVREQIVTAIFQTSTALCRECVTHTNSVKRDRTEQIDRIVTSKRWGFPIMLVLLAAVLYVTIAGANVFSDSLARLFGTIETYLTMAFQAIHAPDWLHGLIVLGLYRGTAWVVSVMLPPMAIFFPVFALLENYGYLPRVAFNMDRLFKKAGAHGKQSLTMAMGFGCNAAAIMSTRIIESPRERMLAILTNNFVPCNGRWPTLILLSSLFMAAGYTGGWNTFVTAGVVVAMVLFGIVVTLTVSWVLSKTALRGIPTHYTLELPPYRRPKIMETIIRATLDKSLYVLKRAVTVAAPAGILTWVLGNVHVGDTTVLAYLADWLDPFAKALGLDGYILMAFILGLPANEIVVPILLMGYLSAGALTEVDGLHSLKQILLDHGWTWLTAFNMMLFSLLHYPCGTTLVNIYKETKSAKWTFVAFALPTAIAIMVTFATAQLARWLGLV; translated from the coding sequence ATGCCTGCTGTGGATCCATCAAATCGATTTGACCGCTTAATGGCAGAAGCGAAATCATTGGCGCCGGACAATGTGCGCGAGCAAATCGTTACCGCCATCTTTCAAACATCAACAGCGCTTTGTCGAGAATGTGTCACTCATACAAACAGCGTGAAACGGGATCGAACGGAACAAATTGACCGGATCGTCACGTCGAAGCGGTGGGGATTTCCGATTATGCTGGTGCTGCTCGCCGCTGTCCTGTACGTGACCATTGCCGGCGCCAACGTATTTTCCGATTCGCTCGCCCGCTTGTTCGGGACGATCGAAACGTATCTCACCATGGCCTTTCAAGCGATTCACGCCCCCGACTGGCTGCACGGCCTTATTGTACTTGGCCTATACCGCGGCACGGCTTGGGTCGTCAGCGTGATGCTGCCGCCGATGGCAATTTTCTTTCCCGTATTCGCTTTGCTCGAAAACTACGGCTACTTGCCCCGTGTCGCCTTCAACATGGATCGCTTGTTTAAAAAAGCGGGGGCGCACGGCAAACAATCGCTGACAATGGCCATGGGCTTCGGCTGCAACGCGGCGGCCATCATGTCGACGCGCATTATCGAATCGCCGCGCGAACGGATGCTGGCCATTTTGACCAACAACTTCGTCCCCTGCAATGGACGTTGGCCGACGCTGATCCTGCTTTCTTCCTTATTCATGGCGGCTGGCTATACAGGTGGATGGAACACGTTCGTTACCGCGGGCGTGGTCGTCGCCATGGTGTTGTTTGGCATCGTCGTTACGTTGACCGTTTCATGGGTCTTATCTAAGACGGCCTTGCGAGGGATTCCGACCCATTACACGTTGGAGCTGCCGCCGTACCGACGCCCGAAAATCATGGAGACGATCATCCGGGCCACCCTCGACAAATCACTCTATGTGCTGAAACGGGCGGTAACGGTTGCGGCGCCGGCCGGCATTCTGACATGGGTGCTCGGCAACGTTCACGTGGGAGATACGACCGTGCTGGCGTATTTAGCCGACTGGCTTGACCCATTTGCCAAAGCATTGGGATTGGATGGCTACATTTTGATGGCGTTCATTTTAGGCTTGCCAGCCAATGAAATTGTCGTGCCGATTTTGCTGATGGGCTATTTATCCGCGGGGGCGCTCACTGAAGTCGATGGCCTGCATTCTCTAAAACAAATTTTGCTCGACCACGGCTGGACGTGGCTCACCGCCTTCAATATGATGCTGTTTTCCCTGCTTCACTACCCATGCGGCACGACGCTCGTCAACATTTACAAAGAAACGAAAAGCGCGAAATGGACGTTCGTCGCCTTTGCCTTGCCGACAGCGATTGCCATTATGGTCACCTTTGCGACCGCACAGCTGGCAAGATGGCTCGGGCTCGTTTAA
- a CDS encoding histidine phosphatase family protein — translation MMTTLYLTRHGETKWNVEKRMQGRQDSPLTEKGRQDAMRLGKRLEAVELAAIYTSTSGRACETAELVRGARLIPIYQDEQLCEIHLGDWEGKTHDEIRQMDPVAFDHFWNAPHLYAPQRGERFFDVQQRALEAVRRIIERHEGETVLIVTHGVVLKTLMAAFKGAPLDQLWAPPYMYGTSVTVVEAGEEGFRVIVEGDASHVENVKEV, via the coding sequence ATGATGACAACCTTGTATTTGACAAGACATGGGGAAACGAAGTGGAATGTCGAAAAGCGGATGCAAGGAAGGCAAGACTCGCCGCTCACGGAAAAAGGGCGGCAAGACGCCATGCGGCTTGGAAAGCGGCTCGAAGCGGTCGAGTTGGCCGCCATTTACACAAGCACAAGCGGCCGAGCGTGCGAAACGGCCGAGCTGGTTCGCGGCGCGCGGCTTATTCCGATTTATCAAGACGAGCAGCTGTGCGAGATTCATCTTGGCGATTGGGAAGGAAAGACGCATGATGAAATCCGGCAAATGGATCCGGTTGCGTTCGACCATTTTTGGAACGCACCGCATCTGTACGCGCCACAGCGCGGCGAGCGGTTTTTCGATGTGCAACAGCGGGCGCTTGAAGCGGTGCGGCGCATCATCGAACGGCACGAGGGGGAGACCGTCTTGATCGTCACCCACGGCGTCGTGCTGAAAACGCTGATGGCAGCATTTAAAGGTGCGCCGCTTGACCAGCTTTGGGCGCCGCCGTATATGTATGGCACGAGCGTGACGGTCGTTGAGGCGGGTGAGGAGGGGTTTCGCGTAATTGTAGAGGGGGATGCCTCTCATGTAGAGAACGTAAAAGAAGTATAG
- a CDS encoding GNAT family N-acetyltransferase — protein sequence MIAELHIADYETAVMVLHLQRRAYTIEAQIIGSTALPPLHDTIASLQRCGERFFGYFQGERLVGAIACERNGKTLHLCRLMVDPDYFRQGIASALLDFVIKQEPSISEIVVTTGSGNVPAIRFYERHGFRAIERIETPEGIELTKLVKKNRKR from the coding sequence ATGATTGCTGAACTTCACATAGCAGACTACGAGACGGCTGTTATGGTGCTGCACCTGCAGCGGCGTGCGTATACGATCGAGGCGCAGATCATCGGCAGCACGGCGCTCCCGCCGCTTCACGATACGATCGCTTCTCTGCAACGATGCGGCGAGCGCTTTTTCGGCTATTTTCAAGGTGAACGGCTCGTTGGGGCGATCGCTTGCGAGCGGAATGGGAAGACGCTTCACCTTTGTCGGCTGATGGTTGACCCGGATTATTTCCGTCAAGGGATCGCCAGCGCGTTGCTCGACTTTGTGATCAAGCAAGAGCCGTCGATAAGCGAGATCGTCGTGACGACCGGAAGCGGCAACGTGCCGGCCATTCGCTTTTACGAACGCCATGGGTTTCGTGCCATCGAGCGCATCGAAACGCCGGAAGGAATTGAACTAACGAAACTCGTGAAAAAGAACCGGAAAAGATGA
- a CDS encoding DUF5634 family protein, with the protein MEFAPRSVMIEEFIDTLEPMMEAYGLDQVGIFEEHGEGGRYYIGYTINKDDEMITIHLPFVKNERGELALEKQEWTVRKDGREKKGFHSLQEAMEEVIHE; encoded by the coding sequence ATGGAATTTGCGCCGCGAAGCGTCATGATCGAGGAGTTCATCGACACCCTCGAGCCGATGATGGAAGCCTACGGACTCGACCAAGTTGGCATTTTTGAAGAGCATGGTGAAGGTGGTCGCTACTACATCGGCTATACGATCAACAAAGACGATGAGATGATCACCATTCATCTGCCGTTTGTAAAAAACGAACGCGGTGAACTGGCGCTCGAGAAGCAGGAATGGACCGTCCGAAAAGACGGCCGAGAGAAAAAAGGCTTTCATTCGCTGCAAGAAGCGATGGAGGAAGTCATTCATGAATAA